Proteins from one Amycolatopsis endophytica genomic window:
- a CDS encoding ROK family protein, whose protein sequence is MPHTLDRPTDRAGVRRANLALLVRLLRRHGAQSRAQLAVRAGLGKATVSNLVAELESRDLVRAGGRHEGGHGRPGQLVELKPRTAWGIGLEVDTGHVGSTVLDLSGTAATRRRTALDVRALGPERTLDELAALADAAMSAVDSTVAGIAVAVPGLTDDATVRAAPSLRWRDVDVAAGLAARTGFPLDRITAGHNAGLAALAETDTGAARGCPDVVFLLGGPGVGAGLISGGALLRGAEAGHVSLEPAGHPCVCGRRGCWQTAVGIDAFLRSFATPGDLVCDPALDLAQRTAVVRQRAQQGDRRVLGALARLGAALGHGIAVFADLLGPRMVVLGGYFAALREWLTEPVRIELAARSVTAEAGGPRIVASRLGFSAVGTGAAQAAIRPLLDDPTPAPAGTPVSVEA, encoded by the coding sequence GTGCCGCACACTCTCGACCGGCCGACGGATCGTGCCGGTGTCCGGCGGGCGAACCTCGCCCTGCTCGTCCGGCTGCTGCGCCGGCACGGCGCGCAGTCGCGCGCCCAGCTCGCGGTGCGCGCCGGGCTCGGCAAGGCCACCGTCTCCAACCTGGTCGCCGAGCTGGAAAGCCGCGATCTCGTCCGCGCCGGCGGGCGGCACGAGGGCGGTCACGGCCGTCCGGGCCAGCTGGTCGAGCTGAAACCGCGCACCGCCTGGGGCATCGGCCTGGAAGTGGACACCGGCCACGTAGGCAGCACCGTCCTGGACCTCTCCGGCACGGCGGCCACCCGGCGCCGCACCGCGCTGGACGTCCGCGCGCTCGGCCCGGAGCGCACCCTCGACGAACTGGCCGCACTCGCCGACGCCGCGATGTCCGCAGTGGACAGCACCGTGGCCGGCATCGCGGTCGCCGTTCCGGGGCTGACCGACGACGCCACCGTCCGCGCCGCGCCCTCGCTGCGCTGGCGGGACGTCGACGTCGCCGCCGGGCTCGCCGCCCGCACCGGCTTCCCGCTCGACCGCATCACCGCCGGGCACAACGCCGGCCTCGCCGCGCTCGCCGAGACCGACACCGGTGCCGCCCGCGGCTGCCCGGACGTGGTGTTCCTGCTGGGCGGCCCCGGCGTCGGCGCGGGCCTGATCAGCGGGGGCGCCCTGCTCCGCGGCGCGGAGGCCGGGCACGTCTCCCTCGAACCGGCCGGCCACCCGTGCGTCTGCGGTCGCCGCGGCTGCTGGCAGACCGCCGTCGGCATCGACGCGTTCCTGCGCTCGTTCGCCACACCCGGCGACCTGGTCTGCGACCCGGCGCTCGACCTGGCCCAGCGGACCGCCGTCGTGCGCCAGCGCGCCCAGCAGGGCGATCGCCGCGTCCTCGGCGCGCTCGCCCGGCTCGGTGCCGCACTCGGGCACGGCATCGCGGTGTTCGCCGACCTGCTCGGCCCGCGGATGGTCGTGCTCGGCGGCTACTTCGCGGCGCTGCGGGAGTGGCTGACCGAACCGGTCCGGATCGAGCTGGCCGCCCGGTCGGTGACCGCCGAGGCGGGTGGCCCGCGCATCGTCGCGTCCCGGCTGGGCTTCAGCGCCGTCGGCACCGGCGCGGCGCAGGCCGCGATCCGGCCCCTGCTGGACGATCCGACCCCGGCCCCGGCCGGAACCCCGGTGAGCGTGGAGGCGTGA
- a CDS encoding ROK family transcriptional regulator — protein sequence MTTSGFPPSAETREQAGLLALLRDEGPLARVELGERLGVPRARLAAEITRLAEGGLVSAGGPAASRGGRRSTMVRLAGHVRFLGVDVGATSVGVAVTDGRCEVLAHAVEDCDVRRGPVPVLDRVEQLAAKVLQDAPGRLAGAGIGLPGPVSFREGFPVAPPIMPGWDRFPVRDRLAGHWGCAVTVDNDVNVMALGERHAGVARSLDDLIFVKVGTGIGGGIVVGGRVYRGVAGTAGDIGHIKLDDYGPACACGEVGCLEAYFGGAALARDALTLARSGRSPYLAGLLEAREALTARDVAEAAQAGDFAAVTLVREGGRRLGQVVASLVSFLNPGMVVIGGGVAHLGHTLLAEVRSSVYRRSLPLATGNLPIVLSELGDQAAVIGAAWLASDHAFSVAG from the coding sequence GTGACCACCAGCGGTTTTCCCCCGTCGGCCGAGACCCGCGAGCAGGCCGGACTGCTCGCTCTGCTGCGGGACGAGGGTCCGCTGGCGCGGGTCGAACTCGGCGAACGCCTGGGCGTGCCGCGGGCCCGGCTCGCCGCCGAGATCACCCGGCTGGCCGAAGGCGGGCTGGTGTCGGCGGGTGGTCCGGCGGCCAGTCGCGGTGGCCGCCGCTCGACGATGGTCCGCCTCGCGGGCCACGTGCGTTTCCTGGGCGTGGACGTCGGGGCGACGTCGGTGGGCGTGGCCGTGACGGACGGGCGGTGCGAGGTGCTGGCGCACGCGGTGGAGGACTGCGACGTGCGGCGCGGGCCGGTGCCGGTGCTGGACCGGGTGGAGCAGCTGGCGGCGAAGGTCCTGCAGGACGCGCCGGGCCGCCTGGCGGGCGCGGGGATCGGGCTGCCCGGCCCGGTGAGTTTCCGCGAAGGGTTTCCGGTGGCGCCGCCGATCATGCCCGGCTGGGACCGCTTCCCCGTGCGCGACCGGCTGGCGGGTCACTGGGGTTGCGCGGTGACGGTGGACAACGACGTGAACGTGATGGCGCTGGGGGAGCGGCACGCCGGGGTCGCGCGCTCGCTCGACGACCTGATCTTCGTGAAGGTCGGCACCGGGATCGGGGGCGGGATCGTCGTCGGGGGCCGGGTCTACCGGGGGGTGGCGGGTACGGCGGGCGACATCGGGCACATCAAGCTGGACGACTACGGCCCGGCGTGTGCCTGCGGCGAGGTCGGGTGCCTGGAGGCTTACTTCGGCGGCGCGGCACTGGCCCGGGACGCGCTGACGCTGGCCCGCAGCGGGCGGTCACCATATCTGGCGGGGTTGCTGGAGGCGCGGGAGGCGTTGACCGCTCGTGACGTTGCCGAGGCCGCGCAGGCGGGGGACTTCGCGGCGGTGACGCTCGTGCGCGAGGGTGGGCGCAGGCTGGGGCAGGTCGTCGCCTCGCTGGTGAGCTTCCTGAACCCCGGCATGGTCGTCATCGGCGGCGGCGTGGCGCATCTGGGGCACACGCTGCTGGCCGAGGTGCGCAGCTCCGTCTACCGGCGGTCCCTGCCGCTGGCGACCGGGAACCTGCCCATCGTGCTCTCCGAGCTGGGGGATCAGGCGGCGGTGATCGGCGCCGCCTGGCTCGCCTCCGATCACGCGTTCAGCGTCGCCGGCTGA
- a CDS encoding sugar phosphate isomerase/epimerase family protein, with amino-acid sequence MSHSSFDRRGFLRTAAGATVAVSAAALAGSLPAAASQGGGRLVPQNQIGIQLYSVRDKVSQLGFRTVFEELSRIGYREIEFAGYTQNTDILGRQITVPEIAQLLCDFGLKAVGSHVGLPNFRANLEGELDNAEILGLRHIGTANAPTNVTTVDGYRAAADEFNTFGAAARRRGMKFYQHNHAGEFAFATDRPDVRLYDVFFRHTDPRLVYLEMDVYWAYVGQHLYPGFEPADYITRAPHRYPLLHLKDGDENPDNPNGYDIVEFGAGDLPYRKFLRRVNGRGRYHGIWEQDTAPNTLPNPPGSFAAALRSFRALKDLRG; translated from the coding sequence GTGTCCCACTCGTCGTTCGACCGCCGCGGATTCCTGCGCACCGCGGCGGGGGCGACCGTCGCGGTCAGCGCCGCGGCACTCGCCGGATCACTGCCCGCGGCCGCGAGCCAGGGCGGCGGCCGTCTCGTTCCGCAGAACCAGATCGGCATCCAGCTCTACAGCGTCCGCGACAAGGTCTCGCAACTCGGCTTCCGCACGGTGTTCGAGGAACTGTCCCGCATCGGCTACCGCGAGATCGAGTTCGCGGGCTACACCCAGAACACCGACATCCTCGGGCGGCAGATCACCGTGCCCGAGATCGCCCAGCTGCTGTGCGACTTCGGGCTCAAGGCCGTCGGCAGCCACGTCGGTCTCCCCAACTTCCGCGCCAATCTGGAAGGCGAACTGGACAACGCCGAAATCCTCGGCCTGAGGCACATCGGCACCGCCAACGCACCCACGAACGTGACCACTGTGGACGGTTACCGCGCGGCGGCCGACGAGTTCAACACCTTCGGCGCCGCCGCGCGCCGCCGCGGCATGAAGTTCTACCAGCACAACCACGCCGGTGAGTTCGCCTTCGCCACCGACCGGCCCGACGTCCGCCTCTACGACGTCTTCTTCCGCCACACCGATCCGCGCCTGGTGTACCTGGAGATGGACGTCTACTGGGCCTACGTCGGACAGCACCTCTACCCCGGCTTCGAACCGGCCGACTACATCACCCGCGCTCCGCACCGCTACCCGTTGCTGCACCTCAAGGACGGCGACGAGAACCCCGACAACCCCAACGGCTACGACATCGTCGAATTCGGCGCGGGCGACCTGCCCTACCGGAAGTTCCTGCGGCGCGTCAACGGCCGCGGCCGCTACCACGGCATCTGGGAACAGGACACCGCACCGAACACGCTGCCCAACCCGCCCGGCTCGTTCGCCGCGGCCCTGCGCAGCTTCCGCGCACTCAAGGACCTCCGCGGCTGA
- a CDS encoding PQQ-dependent sugar dehydrogenase → MHPALRRLLTAVAVTALPVLGLAVPAAPAMAQAEDPALDWNNYEKITLTKNVGEPIDLAVLPDNRVLHTARSGEVRLTDPKTGVTKVVNTIPVYQNSEMGLQTVTLDPDFAANQWVYLYYSPTLDTPAGSAPNTLPEGADDSYWRQWEGYDVLSRFKWTGDSLDPSTEQEIIRVTTNRGQCCHVAGDVDFDAHGNLYLSTGGNTPASGPNVNGYTPINDAPGYNPGLDERRGSGNTNDLRGKILRIHVNDDGSYTVPEGNLFAPGTPQTRPEIFVMGLRNPYRMTVDKATGAVMWGDYGPDAGTADPDRGPMGYVEWQTTTKAMNSGWPFCTADNTQPYRDFDFATLTPGPAFDCAAPVNDSRWNTGLTTLPPATPATLWYGDEDDDQPWPELTAFRSSTGQAPMGGPVYHYDADNPSATKFPQYWDGKAFFGEFSQDYVAAFTLSGPDGPVTKLENFLPNADLSTLGQPIWDNPMDLEFGPDGSLYVLDYGDGFFRQNPDAGLYRIDWAQGDKTPTARMTATPSSGQAPLTVAFDGSTSSDPEGSALTYEWDFDGDGTFDATGARASHTYTENGQAEARLRVTDDAGKHGLTSKQVTIGNTAPTVGLTAPAHGGFFDWGDSVPYSVTVNDPEDGTTPDCDRVAWAFGLGHNQHGHPVDSGTGCSGAVVTPTDAGHGETENVFGVLNVTYTDNGANGVPAATGEAQAILNPKLMQGEHADTSSGVTITDDTSASGLRSVTGFDAGDWLAYDPVNFTGITGVQTRAHGAGQLQLRWNAADAAPFATVDVPAGDGWQTVETALGGLPAGAGQLFVTSSGGVDVDAFTFQGPGVADGTAPVVTAELTPSAPTGANGWYTGDVTLAVSATDDGTVSSRQYSVDNGATWADAANPVTLSAEGATTVLYRATDGSGTVSEPGTVTVQIDKTAPEVTVAGVTEGQNPGDSATLTPVLTATDATSGPGAVTATLDGQPVTSGQAVELWRLPLGAHQLSVTAADQAGLTTTRTVSFTTGTSYTDVRTLIDRFRDAGWVTKAGAVQLRVTLDLAEWHADGGRVRPAQEALRLFDAMAGRRWNVPDRLASDTLRRDAAALSGAMKP, encoded by the coding sequence ATGCACCCTGCCCTGAGACGGCTGCTCACCGCCGTGGCGGTGACGGCCCTGCCGGTGCTCGGCCTCGCCGTGCCCGCCGCACCCGCCATGGCCCAGGCGGAGGATCCCGCGCTGGACTGGAACAACTACGAGAAGATCACGCTCACCAAGAACGTCGGCGAGCCCATCGACCTGGCCGTGCTGCCCGACAACCGCGTCCTGCACACCGCGCGCAGCGGCGAGGTGCGGCTGACCGACCCGAAGACCGGCGTCACCAAGGTCGTCAACACCATCCCCGTCTACCAGAACTCCGAGATGGGCCTGCAGACGGTGACGCTGGACCCGGATTTCGCCGCGAACCAGTGGGTCTACCTGTACTACTCCCCCACGCTCGACACCCCGGCCGGCTCCGCGCCCAACACCCTGCCCGAAGGCGCGGACGACTCCTACTGGCGGCAGTGGGAGGGCTACGACGTGCTGAGCCGGTTCAAGTGGACCGGCGACTCGCTCGATCCGAGCACCGAACAGGAGATCATCCGCGTCACCACCAATCGCGGCCAGTGCTGCCACGTCGCCGGTGACGTCGACTTCGACGCCCATGGCAACCTGTACCTCTCCACCGGCGGCAACACCCCCGCCTCCGGCCCGAACGTCAACGGCTACACCCCGATCAACGACGCGCCCGGCTACAACCCCGGCCTCGACGAGCGGCGCGGCTCGGGCAACACCAACGACCTGCGCGGCAAGATCCTGCGCATCCACGTCAACGACGACGGCAGCTACACGGTCCCCGAGGGCAACCTGTTCGCGCCCGGCACCCCGCAGACCCGTCCGGAGATCTTCGTGATGGGCCTGCGCAACCCGTACCGCATGACGGTGGACAAGGCCACCGGTGCGGTGATGTGGGGCGACTACGGCCCCGACGCCGGCACCGCCGACCCGGACCGCGGCCCGATGGGCTACGTCGAATGGCAGACCACCACGAAGGCGATGAACTCGGGCTGGCCCTTCTGCACGGCCGACAACACCCAGCCCTACCGGGACTTCGACTTCGCCACCCTCACCCCGGGCCCGGCGTTCGACTGCGCCGCACCGGTCAACGACTCGCGCTGGAACACCGGCCTCACCACGCTGCCGCCCGCCACCCCGGCCACGCTGTGGTACGGCGACGAGGACGACGACCAGCCGTGGCCCGAGCTGACCGCGTTTCGCTCCAGCACCGGACAGGCCCCGATGGGCGGCCCGGTCTACCACTACGACGCGGACAACCCGTCGGCCACGAAGTTCCCGCAGTACTGGGACGGCAAGGCGTTCTTCGGTGAGTTCTCGCAGGACTACGTCGCCGCGTTCACGCTGTCCGGCCCCGACGGCCCGGTGACGAAGCTGGAGAACTTCCTGCCCAACGCGGATCTGTCCACACTGGGCCAGCCGATCTGGGACAACCCGATGGACCTGGAGTTCGGCCCGGACGGCTCGCTCTACGTGCTGGACTACGGTGACGGCTTCTTCCGGCAGAACCCCGACGCCGGCCTCTACCGGATCGACTGGGCGCAGGGCGACAAGACGCCCACCGCGCGGATGACCGCGACCCCGTCCTCCGGGCAGGCGCCCCTGACCGTGGCGTTCGACGGCAGCACCTCCAGCGACCCCGAGGGCTCCGCGCTGACCTACGAGTGGGACTTCGACGGTGACGGCACGTTCGACGCCACCGGCGCGCGGGCTTCCCACACCTACACCGAAAACGGCCAGGCCGAGGCCCGGCTGCGGGTCACCGACGACGCCGGCAAGCACGGCCTGACCTCGAAGCAGGTCACGATCGGCAACACGGCGCCGACCGTCGGGCTCACCGCACCGGCGCACGGCGGGTTCTTCGACTGGGGCGACTCGGTTCCCTACTCGGTGACCGTGAACGACCCCGAGGACGGCACGACACCGGACTGCGACCGCGTGGCGTGGGCGTTCGGGCTGGGCCACAACCAGCACGGTCACCCGGTCGACAGCGGCACCGGCTGCAGCGGCGCGGTGGTGACCCCGACCGACGCGGGCCACGGTGAGACGGAGAACGTCTTCGGCGTGCTCAACGTGACCTACACCGACAACGGCGCGAACGGTGTGCCCGCCGCGACCGGTGAGGCGCAGGCGATCCTGAACCCGAAGCTGATGCAGGGCGAGCACGCCGACACCAGCAGCGGCGTGACGATCACCGACGACACCTCGGCCTCCGGGCTGCGCTCGGTCACCGGGTTCGACGCCGGTGACTGGCTGGCCTACGACCCGGTGAACTTCACCGGCATCACCGGCGTGCAGACCCGGGCACACGGTGCCGGACAACTGCAGCTGCGGTGGAACGCGGCCGACGCGGCGCCGTTCGCGACGGTCGACGTGCCCGCCGGGGACGGCTGGCAGACGGTCGAGACGGCGTTGGGCGGTCTGCCCGCCGGCGCCGGTCAGCTGTTCGTCACTTCGAGTGGCGGGGTCGATGTCGACGCTTTCACCTTCCAGGGCCCCGGTGTCGCCGACGGCACCGCGCCCGTCGTCACGGCGGAGCTGACGCCGTCGGCACCGACCGGCGCGAACGGCTGGTACACCGGGGACGTCACGCTCGCCGTCTCGGCGACCGACGACGGCACCGTGTCGAGCAGGCAGTACTCGGTGGACAACGGCGCCACCTGGGCCGACGCGGCGAACCCGGTGACGCTCTCGGCCGAGGGCGCGACCACGGTGCTGTACCGGGCGACCGACGGCAGCGGCACCGTGTCCGAGCCCGGCACGGTGACGGTCCAGATCGACAAGACCGCGCCCGAGGTAACCGTCGCCGGGGTGACCGAGGGCCAGAACCCGGGTGACTCGGCCACGCTGACACCGGTGCTCACGGCCACCGACGCGACGTCGGGGCCGGGCGCGGTCACCGCCACCCTCGACGGGCAGCCGGTCACCTCCGGCCAGGCGGTCGAGCTGTGGCGGCTGCCGCTCGGGGCGCACCAGCTGTCGGTGACGGCAGCCGACCAGGCCGGGCTCACCACGACGCGGACGGTGTCGTTCACGACCGGCACGTCCTACACCGACGTGCGGACGCTGATCGACCGGTTCCGGGACGCGGGCTGGGTGACGAAGGCGGGCGCGGTGCAGCTGCGCGTCACGCTCGACCTCGCCGAGTGGCATGCGGATGGCGGCCGGGTCCGGCCCGCGCAGGAGGCGCTGCGGCTGTTCGACGCCATGGCCGGCCGGCGGTGGAACGTGCCGGACCGGCTCGCGTCGGACACTCTCCGTCGTGACGCCGCCGCACTATCCGGTGCGATGAAGCCCTGA
- a CDS encoding CapA family protein: MRIRSVLAALAAGSLLVACSTPDDDPVITGPGSVTPRADTGFTVAATGDVLIHPALTDQATVDGGGTRDYRPLLAGIADDVSGADLGICHLETPLAPEEGPFEGYPEFSAPPEIADALAATGYDDCSTASNHTIDQGTDGVDRTLDELDEAGIKHTGSARTEQEADTPLVLDVHGVKVGHVSYTFGFNGKKLPSGKQWVSNTLDADAVLEEARAARAAGAEVVIASLHWGTEYQHEPTSSQRGIAEQVLSDPAVDLIIGHHAHVVQPMEKIGGKWVAYGLGNSIARHEEPRGITEEGLLGRFHFTRSGQGWTVDRAEYVPTVIDLGPPIRLRTADDPGLDPERAAEAVARTDEVVLSLGAGGAGLARG, translated from the coding sequence ATGCGCATCCGCTCGGTTCTCGCGGCCCTCGCGGCGGGCTCGCTGCTCGTCGCCTGCTCCACCCCGGACGACGATCCGGTCATCACCGGCCCCGGATCGGTCACCCCGCGCGCGGACACCGGGTTCACCGTCGCGGCCACGGGTGACGTGCTGATCCACCCGGCCCTGACCGACCAGGCCACGGTCGACGGCGGCGGCACGCGCGACTACCGGCCGCTGCTGGCCGGGATCGCCGACGACGTCAGCGGCGCCGACCTGGGCATCTGTCATCTGGAGACACCGCTGGCTCCCGAGGAGGGCCCGTTCGAGGGCTACCCGGAGTTCAGCGCGCCACCGGAGATCGCGGACGCGCTGGCCGCGACCGGGTACGACGACTGCTCCACGGCGTCGAACCATACGATCGACCAGGGCACCGACGGCGTGGACCGGACGCTCGACGAGCTGGACGAGGCCGGGATCAAGCACACCGGATCGGCGCGCACCGAGCAGGAGGCGGACACGCCGCTGGTCCTCGACGTGCACGGGGTGAAGGTCGGGCACGTGTCCTACACGTTCGGGTTCAACGGCAAGAAGCTGCCCAGCGGCAAGCAGTGGGTGTCGAACACGCTCGACGCGGACGCCGTGCTGGAGGAAGCCAGGGCGGCCCGCGCCGCGGGCGCGGAGGTCGTGATCGCGAGCCTGCACTGGGGCACCGAGTACCAGCACGAGCCCACGTCCTCGCAGCGCGGGATCGCGGAGCAGGTACTGTCCGATCCGGCGGTCGACCTGATCATCGGCCACCACGCGCACGTCGTGCAGCCGATGGAGAAAATCGGCGGCAAGTGGGTCGCCTACGGGCTCGGCAACTCGATCGCGCGGCACGAGGAACCCCGCGGCATCACCGAAGAGGGTCTGCTCGGACGGTTCCACTTCACGCGTTCGGGGCAGGGCTGGACGGTCGACCGGGCGGAGTACGTGCCGACCGTGATCGACCTGGGCCCGCCGATCCGCCTGCGCACCGCCGACGACCCGGGACTGGATCCTGAGCGCGCCGCGGAGGCGGTGGCGCGGACGGACGAGGTGGTGCTCAGCCTCGGCGCTGGTGGCGCTGGCCTCGCCCGCGGCTGA
- a CDS encoding DUF2235 domain-containing protein, with protein sequence MAKRVVICCDGTWNTPDQPAPTNVSRVALAIAPADGTGCEQRMYYHAGVGTRPGERLWGGAFGFGLSRNVREAYRFLVRTFEPGDELFLFGFSRGAYTARSLAGLVRNCGILRHQHEDRIGEAYALYRSRRDRTHPREVSAQLFRRSFARETRIRFLGVWDTVGSLGIPLSGMRLVNLINRRWQFHDTELSSSVDAAYQALAIDEQRPPFKPALWHPRPGTLGQRVEQVWFSGVHSDVGGGYPDRALADISLLWMVERARANGLAFEPGAFAAADLDPLGPVHTSRTGFYKLLPRHVRPLGAAPGGREYAASSAVERHAMVGGYAPNLARYLTDGGAVLPVRSDEGERFQAFSPAPDPA encoded by the coding sequence ATGGCCAAGCGCGTGGTGATCTGCTGCGACGGGACCTGGAACACGCCGGACCAGCCGGCGCCGACCAACGTCTCGCGGGTCGCGCTGGCGATCGCGCCCGCCGACGGGACCGGGTGCGAGCAGCGGATGTACTACCACGCGGGGGTCGGCACGCGGCCCGGTGAACGCCTGTGGGGTGGCGCGTTCGGGTTCGGGCTGTCCCGCAACGTGCGCGAGGCCTACCGGTTCCTGGTCCGCACCTTCGAACCGGGCGACGAGCTGTTCCTGTTCGGGTTCAGCCGGGGCGCCTACACCGCGCGCAGCCTCGCCGGGCTGGTGCGCAACTGCGGCATCCTGCGGCACCAGCACGAAGACCGGATCGGCGAGGCGTACGCGCTCTACCGCAGCCGCCGGGACAGGACACATCCACGCGAGGTGTCGGCGCAGCTGTTCCGCCGGTCCTTCGCCCGCGAAACGCGCATCCGGTTCCTCGGCGTGTGGGACACCGTCGGGTCGCTCGGCATCCCGTTGTCCGGGATGCGGCTGGTGAACCTGATCAACCGGCGGTGGCAGTTCCACGACACCGAACTGAGTTCGAGCGTCGACGCGGCCTACCAGGCGCTCGCCATCGACGAGCAGCGCCCGCCGTTCAAGCCGGCGTTGTGGCACCCGCGTCCGGGCACGCTCGGGCAGCGCGTGGAGCAGGTGTGGTTCTCCGGTGTGCATTCCGACGTCGGCGGTGGTTACCCGGACCGCGCGCTGGCCGACATCAGTCTGTTGTGGATGGTCGAGCGCGCGCGGGCGAACGGGCTGGCGTTCGAACCGGGTGCGTTCGCGGCCGCGGACCTGGACCCGTTGGGCCCCGTCCACACCTCGCGCACCGGGTTCTACAAGCTGCTGCCGCGCCACGTGCGCCCGCTGGGAGCCGCGCCGGGCGGGCGCGAGTACGCGGCATCCAGCGCCGTCGAACGACACGCGATGGTCGGCGGGTACGCCCCGAACCTCGCCAGGTACCTCACCGACGGCGGCGCGGTCCTGCCCGTGCGCAGCGACGAGGGCGAGCGCTTCCAGGCATTCAGCCCGGCCCCCGACCCCGCCTGA
- a CDS encoding PucR family transcriptional regulator yields the protein MPDYRSAKALAATPRGFAAALKPHARPLAEAIVREVRGSVPEYSGPNEGPFARALAEGVEIAVRHCIRCVGNPRPDHGEWVSQFRQRGRREFTEGRTLDAFQAAVRIGGRVAWQYLTPVLRDLGATPQTLTAAAEAIFAFVDELSATALEGFQEAQRPADVTRHEHRLRLLALVLAEPQPDLTGAAAAAEWPLPETVSVIALSHSVDIPVHELGDDVLADHLRVVWPGSAPDLEALSGNCERVSVSPPVPLAQAAAAHRLARRGLELPGGVVHCADHLDQLWLRSQDFLADRLGGKYLRPLDSVSGKQRARLGETLLAWLETRGGAPEIARKLHVHPQTVRARLHQLRELFGDRLDDADTRFGIHLVLRRQLAGTDLAERSL from the coding sequence GTGCCGGACTATCGCAGCGCGAAGGCGCTCGCGGCCACGCCGAGAGGCTTCGCCGCGGCCTTGAAACCGCACGCCCGCCCGCTCGCCGAGGCGATCGTGCGGGAGGTCCGGGGTTCGGTGCCGGAGTACTCGGGACCGAACGAGGGCCCGTTCGCCCGCGCGCTGGCCGAGGGGGTGGAGATCGCGGTCCGGCACTGCATCCGCTGCGTCGGCAACCCGCGCCCCGACCACGGGGAATGGGTGAGCCAGTTCCGCCAGCGCGGACGGCGGGAGTTCACCGAGGGCCGCACCCTCGACGCGTTCCAGGCCGCGGTCCGGATCGGCGGGCGGGTCGCCTGGCAGTACCTCACGCCGGTGCTGCGCGATCTCGGCGCGACCCCGCAAACGCTCACCGCCGCGGCGGAGGCGATCTTCGCCTTCGTCGACGAGCTGTCCGCGACCGCGCTGGAGGGATTCCAGGAGGCGCAGCGCCCCGCCGATGTCACCCGGCACGAGCACCGCCTGCGCCTGCTCGCACTCGTGCTGGCCGAACCCCAGCCCGATCTCACCGGAGCCGCCGCGGCCGCGGAATGGCCGTTGCCGGAGACGGTCAGCGTCATCGCGTTGTCCCACAGCGTGGACATTCCGGTGCACGAACTCGGCGACGACGTCCTCGCCGACCACCTCCGCGTGGTCTGGCCCGGTTCCGCACCGGACCTGGAAGCGCTGTCCGGCAACTGTGAACGCGTGTCCGTGTCGCCACCGGTCCCGCTCGCGCAGGCCGCCGCCGCGCACCGCCTGGCCCGCCGCGGGCTGGAACTGCCCGGCGGGGTCGTGCACTGCGCCGATCACCTCGACCAGCTCTGGCTGCGCTCGCAGGACTTCCTCGCCGACCGCCTGGGCGGGAAGTACCTGCGCCCGCTGGATTCCGTCAGCGGGAAGCAGCGGGCGCGGCTGGGCGAAACCCTGCTGGCCTGGCTGGAAACCCGGGGTGGCGCACCGGAGATCGCGCGGAAGCTGCACGTGCACCCGCAGACCGTGCGGGCCCGGCTGCACCAGTTGCGCGAGCTGTTCGGGGACCGCCTCGACGACGCCGACACGCGGTTCGGAATCCACCTGGTGCTACGCAGGCAGCTCGCAGGCACTGACCTCGCGGAAAGGAGTTTGTGA